From one Catenuloplanes nepalensis genomic stretch:
- a CDS encoding DUF779 domain-containing protein has protein sequence MVSRVDVTPAAANLIRSLRGTHGPLMFHQSGGCCDGSAPMCFPEGEFRTGSSDVLLEEIVIDGVAEPVTFWMSSSQFALWRHTHLTVDVVPGRGSGFSLEAPEGVRFLIRSRLLTDDELAALGD, from the coding sequence ATGGTGTCCAGGGTCGACGTCACACCGGCCGCGGCGAACCTGATCAGGTCGCTGCGCGGCACGCACGGGCCGCTGATGTTCCACCAGTCCGGCGGCTGCTGCGACGGCAGCGCACCGATGTGCTTCCCCGAGGGCGAGTTCCGCACCGGCAGCTCCGACGTGCTGCTGGAGGAGATCGTCATCGACGGCGTCGCCGAACCGGTCACGTTCTGGATGTCGTCGTCCCAGTTCGCGCTCTGGCGGCACACCCACCTGACCGTCGACGTCGTCCCCGGCCGCGGCAGCGGCTTCTCCCTCGAAGCCCCCGAGGGCGTCCGCTTCCTGATCCGCTCCCGCCTCCTCACCGACGACGAACTCGCCGCCCTGGGCGATTGA